A stretch of Acropora palmata chromosome 9, jaAcrPala1.3, whole genome shotgun sequence DNA encodes these proteins:
- the LOC141891711 gene encoding uncharacterized protein LOC141891711: MKQLWEEKGYEHLGIRSQNLRDQASRLEKMEHGSAGKSQGDGVLGCDRERDDLNEGTIGMTSQQDLGPRNQRNESQNFNSKEASSIEPCYANYDTASQDLHTTTTLQQIPGDSLDQTAERQNRTIEESEDNCPALGFAPEYVSVCKPETIKWGKRIDGSEIILQTSVITDAYNEIVTWRKNVFLVPYGKTGRDFIDQVTSHINDWNNGANCQHIALKAAFVLLAAGLQKPSPNSKAKEHQELLSKRLIQWKDGEINKLLREGRIIQSRIGKLRSTDPPDKSKVFTKLVLEGQINSALRFLSESTSGGVLSLTDEVMTQLQLKHPNPQPAKSGSLLFGPFDDEFPESVYSGINGEMVRQAALRTKGSGGPCGVDANGFRRMLACKSFKQSSTKLCEAIASMAKTLCTQYIDPSTLEPLVASRLIPLDKGEGAVRPIGVGEVIRRICGKCVMNIAKRDVVEASGSLQLCAGQKSGSEAAIHAMHRIFEADDIDAVLLIDACNAFNALNRAAALHNIRVLCPVIAVYAINTYRLSARLFITGGKEITSAEGTTQGDSLAMALYALSIQPLITSLQAMSDAKQCWFADDASGAGTISEIKQWWDGLNTLGPDIGYFPNAKKCWIIAKPEKEALVREAFKDTVINVTVRGQKHLGAVIGSRDYLQEYVNEKVTSWVNEVAQLAEFARAQPQTSYAAYTFGLKHRWTYFLRTLPDIQDLLEPLEEAISHVLIPAIVERNCSKLDRDVLALPVRLGGLGLSNPCHDAAREYASSLQVTSPLVEHIVAQTHQLPDESLIESGRLAVKRGRAEELSGTAENLKQIVPRKTKRALDLAQEKGSSVWLTVRPLQEQGFNLSKREFRDAVKLRYDWPFDDIPSTCACGENFTVDHAMICKRGGFVIQRHDELRDLEADLLSMVCSDVEVEPVLQDITEEQLSRGSNRAQDARLDIRARGFWDPQSSAFFDVRVCHPNAESYKDQEPQQIYRIHENDKKRLYSRRVLDVEHGSFTPLVFTTTGGMGKECIRYHSRLAELIAAKKGEQYSQTISWIRARTSFALLRSAMVCLRGSRVKRRAAFDYNNCDIEIAAAEGAIDI; this comes from the coding sequence ATGAAACAGTTGTGGGAGGAAAAAGGCTATGAGCATCTAGGAATTAGGAGCCAGAACCTACGGGACCAAGCGTCTAGGCTTGAGAAAATGGAACACGGTTCCGCGGGGAAGAGTCAAGGTGATGGAGTTTTGGGTTGTGACCGTGAACGAGATGACTTGAACGAGGGAACCATAGGTATGACTTCTCAACAAGATCTCGGGccaagaaatcaaagaaatgaaagtcaaaattttaattctaAAGAGGCGAGCTCGATTGAACCATGTTATGCTAATTATGATACAGCGAGTCAAGATTTGCATACGACCACTACTTTACAACAAATCCCAGGAGATAGTCTTGACCAGACGGCGGAACGACAGAACCGGACAATAGAGGAGAGCGAAGACAATTGTCCGGCACTAGGTTTCGCTCCGGAATACGTTAGCGTCTGCAAACCCGAAACCATAAAGTGGGGAAAGCGGATTGACGGCAGCGAGATTATTTTGCAGACTTCAGTCATAACGGATGCTTATAATGAGATTGTGACCTggagaaaaaatgtttttctcgtcCCCTACGGCAAAACGGGAAGAGACTTTATAGATCAAGTTACGTCGCATATTAACGACTGGAATAATGGTGCTAACTGCCAACACATAGCGCTGAAAGCTGCATTTGTGCTCCTTGCAGCGGGCCTTCAAAAGCCTAGTCCCAATTCCAAAGCCAAAGAGCACCAGGAGCTACTGTCAAAACGTCTTATACAGTGGAAAGACGGGGAAATCAACAAGTTGCTGCGTGAGGGTCGGATTATTCAAAGTCGAATAGGAAAACTCAGATCTACAGATCCACCCGATAAATCGAAAGTGTTCACCAAACTCGTGCTTGAGGGTCAGATAAATTCGGCACTTCGCTTCTTGAGCGAAAGTACAAGTGGCGGTGTACTATCGCTGACCGATGAAGTTATGACGCAACTACAGCTAAAACACCCCAATCCTCAACCAGCTAAATCGGGCTCACTTCTGTTTGGGCCGTTCGACGACGAGTTTCCTGAATCAGTTTACTCTGGGATTAACGGTGAAATGGTCAGACAAGCTGCTTTAAGAACAAAAGGTTCTGGAGGTCCCTGTGGCGTTGACGCGAACGGCTTCAGACGAATGCTAGCTTGCAAATCGTTCAAACAGTCATCGACGAAGCTGTGTGAGGCGATAGCTTCAATGGCAAAGACTTTATGCACTCAATATATCGATCCTTCGACCCTAGAGCCATTAGTAGCGAGTCGCCTCATCCCTCTAGATAAAGGAGAAGGCGCTGTGAGGCCAATAGGAGTTGGAGAGGTGATCAGGAGGATATGCGGGAAGTGCGTCATGAACATAGCCAAGCGTGATGTTGTCGAGGCAAGTGGCTCGTTACAATTATGCGCGGGACAGAAATCAGGGAGCGAGGCTGCAATACACGCTATGCATAGAATCTTCGAAGCAGATGACATCGACGCGGTTCTGTTGATAGATGCGTGTAACGCATTTAATGCCCTTAATAGGGCAGCGGCTCTACACAATATCCGCGTTCTCTGTCCTGTCATTGCAGTTTACGCCATAAACACCTATCGCCTTTCTGCCCGGTTATTTATCACCGGTGGCAAAGAGATAACATCAGCCGAGGGAACAACTCAAGGCGACTCACTCGCTATGGCACTATATGCTCTCAGCATCCAGCCCTTGATAACTAGTCTACAAGCCATGTCGGATGCAAAGCAATGCTGGTTTGCAGATGATGCTAGTGGAGCTGGCACTATCTCAGAAATCAAGCAATGGTGGGATGGTCTCAATACATTAGGTCCAGACATCGGTTACTTTCCAAACGCTAAAAAGTGCTGGATTATCGCAAAGCCAGAAAAGGAGGCACTTGTCAGAGAAGCTTTTAAAGATACAGTCATCAACGTGACAGTAAGGGGGCAGAAGCATCTTGGAGCTGTGATAGGCTCAAGAGATTATCTGCAGGAGTATGTCAACGAGAAAGTAACCAGCTGGGTCAATGAGGTTGCTCAGCTTGCTGAATTTGCGCGGGCTCAACCGCAGACCAGCTATGCCGCCTACACGTTTGGTTTAAAACATCGTTGGACATACTTCCTAAGAACTCTCCCTGATATCCAAGATCTTCTAGAGCCACTTGAAGAGGCTATTTCCCATGTCCTTATACCAGCAATTGTAGAGCGCAATTGTAGCAAACTGGATAGAGATGTCCTAGCACTACCAGTGCGCCTAGGCGGCCTTGGCTTGAGCAACCCATGTCACGATGCGGCACGCGAATATGCCTCGTCTCTTCAGGTGACATCTCCTCTCGTCGAACATATCGTGGCTCAAACTCATCAACTACCCGACGAGTCCCTCATCGAGTCTGGGCGTCTTGCTGTCAAACGTGGAAGAGCTGAAGAACTTTCAGGGACTGCAGAGAAcctaaaacaaattgttccacGGAAGACTAAGCGAGCTCTAGATCTAGCGCAAGAAAAAGGCTCCTCTGTATGGCTCACAGTTCGTCCACTTCAAGAACAGGGTTTCAACCTCAGCAAGAGAGAGTTTCGCGATGCTGTTAAGTTACGCTACGATTGGCCGTTCGATGACATTCCATCAACATGTGCGTGTGGAGAAAACTTCACAGTAGACCATGCAATGATTTGCAAACGAGGGGGCTTTGTAATCCAACGTCATGACGAATTGAGAGACCTCGAGGCCGACCTTCTGAGTATGGTATGTAGTGATGTCGAGGTCGAGCCAGTTCTCCAAGACATCACCGAAGAACAGCTCAGTAGAGGGTCCAATAGAGCACAGGACGCAAGATTGGACATTCGGGCGCGTGGCTTTTGGGATCCACAGAGCTCGGCATTCTTTGATGTGAGGGTTTGCCACCCTAATGCCGAGTCTTACAAGGACCAGGAGCCACAGCAAATCTATCGCATCCATGAAAACGACAAGAAGCGGTTGTACTCAAGGAGAGTGTTGGACGTTGAGCATGGCTCGTTCACGCCGCTTGTATTCACAACTACTGGAGGGATGGGGAAGGAATGCATAAGATACCATAGTCGACTGGCTGAGCTGATAGCTGCTAAGAAAGGAGAACAATACTCGCAAACAATTTCCTGGATCCGAGCAAGGACATCCTTTGCGCTCCTTCGGTCGGCCATGGTTTGCCTTCGAGGATCGCGGGTGAAGCGCCGTGCCGCGTTTGATTACAACAATTGCGATATTGAAATCGCAGCTGCCGAAGGAGCCATTGACATTTGA